A section of the Ornithinimicrobium sufpigmenti genome encodes:
- the prfA gene encoding peptide chain release factor 1, translating into MAVAANQAFDSALPLLAEHADIERQLSDPAVHGDPGALKRLNKRYAALGPTVSAYRAWERAAEDLGAARELAAEDASFAEELPALEAAEAKAAEHLRHQLVPRDPDDDRDVILEVKAGEGGEESALFAGDLLRMYLRYAERRGWRTELLDTTPSDLGGYKDARLSISAIGTPTPGEAPWARLKYEGGVHRVQRVPVTESQGRIHTSAAGVLVMPDIDDPAEVALDPNDLKIDVFRSSGPGGQSVNTTDSAVRITHLPTGVVVSCQNEKSQLQNKESALRVLRARLHQMAVDEAQAAASEQRRSQVRTVDRSERIRTYNFPENRIADHRTGFKAYNLDQVLDGDLDPVLQSAVDADKQARLAAAGER; encoded by the coding sequence ATGGCAGTGGCCGCGAACCAGGCCTTCGACTCGGCCCTGCCATTGCTGGCCGAGCACGCCGACATCGAGCGGCAGCTCTCCGACCCCGCCGTGCACGGTGATCCCGGGGCCCTGAAGAGGCTGAACAAGAGGTATGCCGCGCTCGGTCCGACGGTGAGCGCCTACCGCGCCTGGGAGCGCGCCGCCGAGGACCTCGGGGCGGCCCGGGAGCTCGCCGCCGAGGACGCCTCCTTCGCCGAGGAGCTGCCTGCGCTGGAGGCTGCCGAGGCGAAGGCTGCCGAGCACCTGCGCCACCAGCTGGTCCCGCGGGACCCCGACGACGACCGCGACGTCATCCTGGAGGTCAAGGCCGGCGAGGGTGGTGAGGAGTCGGCCCTGTTCGCCGGTGACCTGCTGCGGATGTACCTGCGTTACGCCGAGCGCCGCGGCTGGCGTACCGAGCTGCTCGACACCACGCCGTCCGACCTGGGTGGTTACAAGGACGCGCGGCTCTCCATCAGCGCCATCGGCACCCCGACGCCGGGCGAGGCGCCGTGGGCGCGGCTGAAGTACGAGGGCGGCGTGCACCGGGTGCAGCGCGTCCCGGTCACGGAGAGCCAGGGCCGGATCCACACCTCCGCGGCGGGCGTGCTGGTGATGCCCGACATCGACGACCCGGCCGAGGTGGCGCTGGACCCGAACGACCTCAAGATCGACGTCTTCCGCTCCTCCGGCCCGGGCGGCCAGTCGGTGAACACCACCGACTCTGCGGTCCGGATCACCCACCTGCCCACCGGTGTGGTCGTCTCCTGCCAGAACGAGAAGTCGCAGCTGCAGAACAAGGAGTCGGCCCTGCGCGTGCTGCGGGCCCGGCTGCACCAGATGGCGGTGGACGAGGCCCAGGCGGCGGCGAGCGAGCAGCGGCGCAGCCAGGTCCGCACGGTGGACCGCAGCGAACGGATCCGGACCTACAACTTCCCCGAGAACCGCATCGCCGACCACCGCACCGGCTTCAAGGCCTACAACCTGGACCAGGTCCTGGACGGCGACCTCGACCCCGTCCTGCAGTCGGCGGTCGACGCCGACAAGCAGGCCCGCCTCGCGGCGGCAGGGGAGCGGTGA
- the rpmE gene encoding 50S ribosomal protein L31, with the protein MKKDIHPEYAETQVTCTCGATFTTRSTSASGRISADVCSNCHPFYTGKQKILDTGGRVARFQERYGKKAAK; encoded by the coding sequence ATGAAGAAGGACATCCACCCGGAGTACGCCGAGACCCAGGTCACCTGCACCTGTGGCGCGACGTTCACCACCCGGAGCACCTCCGCGTCCGGCCGCATCAGCGCCGACGTCTGCTCCAACTGCCACCCGTTCTACACGGGCAAGCAGAAGATCCTGGACACCGGTGGCCGCGTGGCTCGCTTCCAGGAGCGCTACGGCAAGAAGGCCGCCAAGTAG
- the rho gene encoding transcription termination factor Rho: MTETTDAVPTRTGSLSTLRLAELQQLASSMGITVNAKMRKADLVSAIREERGARPAGRSAAPEQETAPQEGREPARREQPSAERVKNDRDTEQRSGQDARGQARDQAPKQAEGSSVAQDAEPSSTVSDPADSLEAALDRAQAQRDASQGGSRTRRSRRAGSSAGAPRAAESAQGRDQQQDRTEQQASAPQQDREEASDRGPARGQQDRDVQQSRDGQQDRDGQQQREGRQSRDGQQDRDGQQDREGQQQREGRQSRDGQQSRDGQQDSDGQQRDDQQQDDMDGDDDGRRGRRRSRNRNRDRKRGRVPGGPAAPGGQQDDQEGYSEEDVLVPVGGILDLLDNYAFIRTTGYLPGPTDVYVPMGMVKRHGLRKGDAVQGAIKAPQDGSEIGQHTVPSTSNKRDRGKFSALVRLDKVNGQEPDSARRRPDFASLTPLYPQQRLRLETEQKNLTTRVIDLVAPIGKGQRGLIVSPPKAGKTMVLQAIANAITTNNPEVHLMIVLVDERPEEVTDFQRSVKGEVISSTFDRPASDHTLVSELAIERAKRLVELGQDVVVLLDGITRLGRAYNLAAPASGRILSGGVDSAALYPPKKFFGAARNIENGGSLTILATALVETGSKMDEVIFEEFKGTGNMELRLSRQLADRRTFPAVDVNGSGTRREEILMGGDELKIMWKLRRVLSALDQQQGIELLIDRLKKTKHNYEFLTQVQQTSSTRLDDED; the protein is encoded by the coding sequence GTGACCGAGACCACTGACGCCGTGCCCACCCGGACCGGTTCGCTCAGCACCCTTCGGCTGGCCGAGCTGCAGCAGCTGGCCAGCAGCATGGGCATCACCGTGAACGCCAAGATGCGCAAGGCCGACCTGGTGTCCGCCATCCGGGAGGAGCGCGGTGCGCGCCCCGCCGGCCGTTCCGCCGCTCCTGAGCAGGAGACCGCCCCGCAGGAGGGGCGCGAGCCGGCCCGGCGCGAGCAGCCGAGTGCCGAGCGCGTGAAGAACGACCGGGACACTGAGCAGCGGAGCGGCCAGGACGCCCGGGGGCAGGCCCGTGACCAGGCGCCGAAGCAGGCGGAGGGTTCCTCCGTGGCCCAGGACGCCGAGCCCAGCAGCACGGTTTCCGACCCCGCGGACAGCCTCGAGGCGGCCCTGGACCGGGCGCAGGCGCAGCGGGACGCGAGCCAGGGTGGTTCCCGGACCCGCCGCAGCCGTCGTGCCGGCTCCAGCGCAGGCGCCCCCCGGGCAGCCGAGTCCGCCCAGGGCCGGGACCAGCAGCAGGACCGCACCGAGCAGCAGGCCTCCGCCCCGCAGCAGGACCGCGAGGAGGCGTCGGACCGTGGGCCTGCGCGCGGCCAGCAGGACCGCGATGTCCAGCAGAGCCGCGACGGCCAGCAGGACCGCGATGGTCAGCAGCAGCGCGAGGGCCGGCAGAGCCGCGACGGCCAGCAGGACCGCGACGGTCAGCAGGACCGTGAGGGTCAGCAGCAGCGCGAGGGCCGGCAGAGTCGCGACGGCCAGCAGAGCCGCGACGGGCAGCAGGACAGCGATGGTCAGCAGCGCGACGATCAGCAGCAGGACGACATGGACGGCGACGACGACGGTCGTCGCGGCCGGCGGCGCAGCCGTAACCGCAACCGTGACCGCAAGCGTGGGCGCGTCCCGGGCGGCCCGGCGGCACCCGGAGGCCAGCAGGACGACCAGGAGGGCTACTCCGAGGAGGACGTGCTGGTCCCGGTCGGCGGCATCCTGGACCTGCTCGACAACTACGCCTTCATCCGGACCACGGGATACCTGCCCGGACCGACCGACGTCTACGTGCCGATGGGCATGGTCAAACGGCACGGGCTGCGCAAGGGCGACGCGGTCCAGGGCGCGATCAAGGCGCCCCAGGACGGCAGCGAGATCGGCCAGCACACCGTGCCCTCGACGAGCAACAAGCGCGACCGAGGCAAGTTCAGCGCGCTGGTGCGCCTGGACAAGGTGAACGGCCAGGAGCCGGACAGCGCCCGTCGCCGCCCGGACTTCGCCAGCCTGACCCCGCTCTACCCGCAGCAGCGCCTGCGCCTGGAGACCGAGCAGAAGAACCTCACCACCCGGGTCATCGACCTGGTGGCGCCGATCGGCAAGGGTCAGCGTGGCCTCATCGTCTCCCCGCCCAAGGCCGGCAAGACGATGGTGCTGCAGGCGATCGCCAACGCGATCACCACCAACAACCCCGAGGTCCACCTGATGATCGTCCTGGTGGACGAGCGTCCGGAGGAGGTCACCGACTTCCAGCGCAGCGTCAAGGGCGAGGTCATCTCCTCCACCTTCGACCGGCCGGCCAGCGACCACACCCTGGTCTCCGAGCTGGCCATCGAGCGGGCCAAGCGCCTGGTCGAGCTCGGCCAGGACGTCGTGGTGCTGCTGGACGGCATCACCCGCCTGGGCCGCGCCTACAACCTGGCTGCTCCCGCGTCGGGCCGGATCCTCTCCGGTGGTGTGGACTCCGCCGCGCTCTACCCGCCCAAGAAGTTCTTCGGCGCCGCCCGCAACATCGAGAACGGCGGCTCGCTGACGATCCTCGCGACGGCGCTGGTCGAGACCGGCTCCAAGATGGACGAGGTGATCTTCGAGGAGTTCAAGGGCACCGGCAACATGGAGCTGCGGCTCTCCCGCCAGCTGGCCGACCGCCGCACCTTCCCGGCCGTCGACGTCAACGGGTCCGGCACCCGCCGCGAGGAGATCCTCATGGGCGGCGACGAGCTGAAGATCATGTGGAAGCTGCGCCGGGTGCTCTCCGCCCTCGACCAGCAGCAGGGAATCGAACTGCTCATCGACCGGTTGAAGAAGACCAAGCACAACTACGAGTTCCTCACCCAGGTCCAGCAGACCAGCTCGACCCGGCTGGACGACGAGGACTGA
- a CDS encoding homoserine dehydrogenase, giving the protein MRVALLGCGTVGSAVARRLQDRGERYADLLGRPLELVGVAVRDSSAPREGVDPALLTTDAESLVGRADVVVEVMGGIEPARSLIEQALRGGAQVVTANKQLVAQQGEELHAVADQHEVGLDYEAAVMAAVPVLAVLRDSLAGDEVTSVRGVVNGSTNYVLDLVAREGVPFAEAVRQAGELGYLEADPTEDLEGLDAAAKAVILARTAFGVRVGLGEVDRIGITGLTDDDFAHAAQRGSVIKLVASARPAGDGVSVSVRPEVLPAHDPLAAVQGGTNIVVIEAVSAGELRLQGAGAGGDETASAVLGDIVRAARRVR; this is encoded by the coding sequence GTGCGCGTCGCCCTTCTCGGTTGCGGCACCGTCGGATCGGCGGTGGCCCGTCGTCTGCAGGACCGGGGGGAGCGGTATGCCGACCTGCTCGGCCGACCCCTGGAGCTGGTGGGTGTCGCGGTCCGCGACTCCTCGGCTCCCAGGGAGGGTGTCGACCCGGCGCTGCTCACCACCGACGCCGAGTCCCTGGTGGGGCGGGCGGACGTCGTGGTGGAGGTGATGGGTGGGATCGAGCCGGCTCGCTCGCTCATCGAGCAGGCCCTGCGGGGCGGGGCGCAGGTGGTGACCGCCAACAAGCAGCTGGTGGCGCAGCAGGGGGAGGAGCTGCACGCCGTCGCCGACCAGCACGAGGTCGGCCTCGACTACGAGGCGGCCGTGATGGCCGCCGTCCCCGTGCTGGCGGTGCTGCGCGACTCGCTCGCCGGGGACGAGGTCACCTCGGTGCGGGGGGTGGTCAACGGATCGACGAACTACGTCCTGGACCTGGTGGCCCGTGAGGGTGTGCCGTTTGCCGAGGCGGTGCGGCAGGCCGGGGAGCTGGGTTATCTGGAGGCCGACCCCACGGAGGACCTGGAGGGCCTCGATGCGGCCGCCAAGGCGGTCATCCTGGCCCGCACCGCCTTCGGCGTCCGGGTGGGCCTGGGCGAGGTCGACCGGATCGGGATCACCGGGCTGACCGACGACGACTTCGCGCATGCCGCGCAGAGGGGCAGTGTGATCAAGCTCGTGGCCTCTGCCCGCCCCGCCGGTGACGGCGTCTCGGTGTCGGTACGGCCAGAGGTGCTCCCGGCGCACGACCCGTTGGCCGCGGTCCAGGGCGGGACGAACATCGTCGTCATCGAGGCCGTGTCGGCGGGGGAGCTGCGCCTGCAGGGCGCGGGCGCCGGAGGTGACGAAACCGCCTCCGCGGTGCTGGGCGACATCGTGCGGGCGGCCCGGCGGGTCCGGTAG
- the prmC gene encoding peptide chain release factor N(5)-glutamine methyltransferase produces MRAGTSADIDRAVRWGIVELTRAGVPSPAVDAEQLLAHATGRDVGELRRERLLGRDLDQATLTAYRALVERRSARVPLQHLTGTAHFAGLDLSVGPGVFVPRPETETLLTLALADLEGLARPVVLDLCTGSGAVALALAAARSDARVGAVELSPQAHRYAATNLAGHPAGRSVDLRLGRAEEAFPELLASVDVITCNPPYIPPDAEPVDPEVREHDPELALYGGGADGLEVPRQIAGWALRLLRPGGVLLMEHADAQGESLPAALSQLGFAEVADHPDLGGRPRVSRGARP; encoded by the coding sequence GTGAGGGCCGGCACGAGCGCCGACATCGACCGCGCCGTCCGGTGGGGCATCGTCGAGCTGACGCGGGCCGGGGTGCCCAGCCCCGCGGTCGATGCCGAGCAGCTGCTCGCGCACGCCACCGGCCGCGACGTGGGCGAGCTGAGGCGGGAGCGGCTGCTGGGCCGCGACCTCGACCAGGCGACGTTGACGGCATACCGGGCGCTGGTGGAGCGCCGCTCCGCCCGGGTGCCGCTGCAGCACCTCACCGGGACGGCGCACTTCGCCGGCCTCGACCTGAGCGTCGGGCCCGGGGTCTTCGTCCCACGCCCGGAGACCGAGACGCTGCTCACCCTGGCCCTCGCCGACCTCGAGGGGCTGGCGCGACCCGTCGTGCTCGACCTGTGCACCGGCTCCGGGGCGGTCGCGCTGGCCCTGGCGGCGGCCAGGTCGGACGCGCGGGTGGGCGCCGTCGAGCTCTCGCCGCAGGCGCACCGGTATGCGGCTACCAACCTCGCCGGGCACCCCGCCGGGCGGTCGGTGGACCTGCGCCTCGGCCGCGCGGAGGAGGCCTTCCCCGAGCTGCTCGCGAGTGTCGACGTCATCACCTGCAACCCGCCGTACATCCCGCCGGACGCCGAGCCGGTGGACCCGGAGGTGCGCGAGCACGACCCGGAGCTGGCGCTCTACGGCGGCGGGGCGGACGGGTTGGAGGTGCCCCGGCAGATCGCCGGCTGGGCGCTGCGGCTCCTGCGCCCGGGCGGGGTGCTGCTGATGGAGCACGCGGACGCGCAGGGGGAGAGCCTGCCGGCGGCGCTGAGCCAGCTCGGCTTCGCGGAGGTCGCCGACCATCCCGACCTGGGGGGCCGACCACGGGTGAGCCGAGGCGCCCGCCCCTAG
- the argS gene encoding arginine--tRNA ligase, whose protein sequence is MTPEQLAAALHTVLSQAVADGHLAIEVPAEQALRVERPRSREHGDWATNVALQLAKPAGMPPRQLAEQLAARLREVDGVAAVDVAGPGFLNITLDAASAAELARSIVEAGEAFGRGNAAAGERINLEFVSANPTGPIHLGGTRWAAVGDALARVLEASGAEVTREYYFNDHGAQIDRFARSLVASARGDAAPEDGYAGAYIDDIATEVLRRRPDALQLPEEEGQEVFREVGVNLMFEEIQASLADFGVNFDVFFHENSLHETGAVQRAVDRLTEQGAIFEQDGALWLRTTAHGDDKDRVVIKSDGHPAYISGDLAYYLDKRERGFDRCIIMLGADHHGYVQRMMAMCAAFGDEPGVNLEILIGQMVNLVKDGRPVRMSKRAGTVVVLEDLVDAVGVDAARYALTRSSTDSQIDIDLDLLASRTNENPVFYVQYAHARTSNVARLANEDGVHRQDGFDPGLLTHPTEAVLLAILGDFPRVVAQAAQLREPHRIARYLEDLAGRFHKWYDECRVRPTSAEEEVTDLHRSRLWLNDATRQVLANGLYLLGVSAPERM, encoded by the coding sequence GTGACCCCTGAGCAACTCGCCGCTGCACTGCATACCGTCCTCTCCCAGGCCGTCGCCGACGGTCACCTCGCCATCGAGGTGCCCGCCGAGCAGGCCCTGCGGGTGGAGCGACCGCGCAGCCGCGAGCACGGTGACTGGGCCACCAACGTGGCCCTGCAGCTGGCCAAGCCGGCCGGTATGCCGCCGCGCCAGCTGGCCGAGCAGCTCGCCGCCCGCCTGCGCGAGGTGGACGGGGTGGCTGCGGTCGACGTGGCCGGCCCTGGCTTCCTCAACATCACCCTCGACGCCGCGAGCGCCGCCGAGCTGGCGCGCTCCATCGTCGAGGCGGGGGAGGCCTTCGGGCGGGGCAACGCCGCTGCGGGGGAGCGGATCAACCTGGAGTTCGTCTCCGCCAACCCGACCGGACCGATCCACCTGGGGGGAACCCGGTGGGCCGCGGTCGGCGACGCCCTGGCCAGGGTGCTCGAGGCGAGCGGGGCCGAGGTCACCCGCGAGTACTACTTCAACGACCACGGCGCCCAGATCGACCGCTTCGCCCGGTCGCTGGTCGCCTCGGCGCGCGGTGACGCCGCCCCCGAGGACGGGTATGCCGGGGCCTACATCGACGACATCGCCACCGAGGTGCTGCGCCGCCGCCCGGACGCGCTGCAGCTGCCCGAGGAGGAGGGCCAGGAGGTCTTCCGCGAGGTGGGCGTCAACCTGATGTTCGAGGAGATTCAGGCCTCGCTCGCCGACTTCGGCGTGAACTTCGACGTCTTCTTCCACGAGAACTCCCTCCACGAGACGGGGGCCGTCCAGCGGGCGGTCGACCGGCTCACCGAGCAGGGTGCGATCTTCGAGCAGGACGGCGCACTGTGGCTGCGGACCACCGCCCACGGTGATGACAAGGACCGGGTCGTCATCAAGAGCGACGGCCATCCCGCCTACATCTCCGGCGACCTCGCCTACTACCTCGACAAGCGCGAGCGCGGCTTCGACCGCTGCATCATCATGCTCGGAGCCGACCACCACGGCTACGTGCAGCGGATGATGGCGATGTGCGCCGCCTTCGGTGACGAGCCGGGGGTCAACCTGGAGATCCTCATCGGCCAGATGGTCAACCTGGTCAAGGACGGCCGCCCCGTCCGGATGTCCAAGCGGGCGGGCACGGTCGTGGTCCTGGAGGACCTCGTGGACGCGGTCGGCGTCGACGCCGCCCGCTACGCCCTGACCCGCAGCTCGACCGACTCCCAGATCGACATCGACCTGGACCTGCTGGCCAGCCGCACCAACGAGAACCCGGTGTTCTACGTCCAGTACGCCCACGCACGCACCTCCAACGTCGCGCGCCTGGCGAACGAGGACGGGGTGCACCGCCAGGACGGTTTCGACCCGGGTCTGCTCACCCACCCGACGGAGGCGGTGCTGCTGGCCATCCTCGGCGACTTCCCCCGCGTCGTGGCCCAGGCCGCCCAGCTGCGCGAGCCGCACCGGATCGCCCGCTACCTCGAGGACCTCGCCGGCCGGTTCCACAAGTGGTACGACGAGTGCCGGGTGCGCCCGACCTCCGCCGAGGAGGAGGTCACCGACCTGCACCGCTCCCGGCTCTGGCTCAACGACGCCACCCGTCAGGTCCTCGCCAACGGGCTGTACCTGCTCGGCGTCTCCGCCCCCGAGCGGATGTGA
- a CDS encoding ABC transporter ATP-binding protein, which translates to MTSAGTDHRPREGLGISVRGLTKTFGSLRAVDDLTFDVQPGRVTGFLGPNGAGKTTTLRMLLGLVRPTSGEALIGGERYVDLEQPIRTVGAGLEATGFHPGRSGRNHLRALAATEGIPDARVDELLELVGIPAAARKRAGGYSMGMRQRLGLAGALLGDPQVLLLDEPSNGLDPEGIRWMRGFLRHLATDQGKTVLISSHLLAEVEQTVEDVVIIANGRMVRSGTMDELHGEPAALVRSADPQRLAAALDRAGIAARPLPEKGEGALEAASGDLAAIGRVALEAQVALSELSPRRTDLERLFLQLTDSPQHRNRNLGDTPVAGGTTEITTEGDAR; encoded by the coding sequence ATGACCTCAGCGGGGACCGACCACAGACCACGGGAGGGGCTCGGCATCAGCGTCCGGGGCCTGACCAAGACCTTCGGCAGCCTGCGGGCCGTCGACGACCTCACCTTCGATGTGCAGCCCGGCCGGGTCACCGGCTTCCTCGGGCCCAACGGTGCCGGCAAGACCACGACCCTGCGGATGCTGCTGGGACTGGTCCGGCCGACCTCCGGGGAGGCCCTGATCGGCGGCGAGCGCTACGTGGACCTCGAGCAGCCGATCCGCACGGTCGGGGCCGGCCTCGAGGCGACCGGCTTTCACCCCGGCCGCTCCGGCCGCAACCACCTGCGGGCGCTCGCGGCCACCGAGGGGATCCCGGACGCGCGGGTGGACGAGCTGCTGGAGCTGGTGGGCATCCCGGCGGCCGCACGCAAGCGGGCGGGGGGCTACTCGATGGGGATGCGGCAGCGCCTGGGCCTGGCCGGGGCACTGCTCGGCGACCCGCAGGTGCTGCTCCTCGACGAGCCGAGCAACGGACTGGACCCCGAGGGGATCCGCTGGATGCGGGGCTTCCTGCGACACCTGGCGACCGACCAGGGCAAGACGGTGCTGATCAGCTCCCACCTTCTGGCCGAGGTGGAGCAGACCGTCGAGGACGTCGTGATCATCGCCAACGGCAGGATGGTGCGCAGCGGCACCATGGACGAGCTGCACGGTGAGCCTGCCGCGCTGGTGCGGTCGGCGGACCCGCAGCGGCTGGCCGCGGCGCTGGACCGGGCGGGGATCGCCGCCCGCCCGCTGCCCGAGAAGGGTGAGGGCGCGCTGGAGGCCGCGAGCGGTGACCTGGCCGCGATCGGTCGCGTCGCACTGGAGGCCCAGGTGGCCCTCAGCGAGCTGAGCCCCCGCCGGACCGACCTGGAGCGGCTGTTCCTGCAGCTCACCGACTCCCCGCAGCACCGCAACCGCAACCTGGGCGACACGCCTGTCGCCGGCGGCACGACCGAGATCACGACCGAGGGGGACGCCCGATGA
- a CDS encoding ABC transporter permease subunit, producing the protein MTGLVRSELRKFFTVRMWWGLTLAAFLLGAGLTALSGWFMVHGSIPMPNGESLSLAESMDDVSLARMIYTQSISMGYLLTFVMGIIVIGGEYRHKTLTGTLLAAPRRGSMILAKVVAVAITSTVIALAHLAGSVLAGAVLLGSAGHEIFPDPGQLGLVFLRVILVLVLWGLIGLGLGVLIPNQVVALFVGVAIVWIIEPLLGVFIQLATWGETLASYLPAQVSLATVDAYSGMPEETQQMFGLSGTTLTWWIAALVLAGYAAVMTAVGWFLTHRRDVS; encoded by the coding sequence ATGACCGGCCTGGTGCGCTCCGAGCTGCGCAAGTTCTTCACCGTCCGGATGTGGTGGGGCCTCACCCTGGCCGCCTTCCTGCTGGGCGCGGGGCTGACCGCCCTCTCCGGCTGGTTCATGGTCCACGGGTCGATCCCGATGCCGAACGGCGAGAGCCTGAGCCTCGCCGAGTCGATGGACGACGTCTCGCTGGCGCGGATGATCTACACCCAGTCGATCTCGATGGGCTACCTGCTCACCTTCGTCATGGGCATCATCGTCATCGGCGGCGAGTACCGGCACAAGACCCTCACCGGCACCCTGCTGGCCGCCCCTCGACGCGGATCGATGATCCTCGCCAAGGTGGTCGCCGTCGCGATCACCTCCACGGTCATCGCGCTGGCCCACCTTGCCGGCTCGGTGCTGGCCGGTGCCGTCCTGCTCGGCTCGGCCGGGCACGAGATCTTCCCCGACCCCGGTCAGCTCGGCCTGGTCTTCCTGCGGGTGATCCTGGTGCTGGTCCTCTGGGGCCTGATCGGACTCGGCCTGGGCGTGCTCATCCCCAACCAGGTCGTGGCGCTCTTCGTCGGCGTGGCGATCGTGTGGATCATCGAGCCCCTGCTGGGGGTCTTCATCCAGCTGGCCACCTGGGGCGAGACCCTGGCCAGCTACCTGCCCGCGCAGGTGTCCCTGGCGACGGTCGACGCCTACTCCGGCATGCCGGAGGAGACCCAGCAGATGTTCGGCCTTTCCGGCACCACCCTCACCTGGTGGATCGCCGCTCTGGTGCTCGCCGGGTATGCCGCGGTGATGACCGCCGTGGGCTGGTTCCTGACCCATCGGCGGGACGTGAGCTGA